Genomic DNA from Manihot esculenta cultivar AM560-2 chromosome 15, M.esculenta_v8, whole genome shotgun sequence:
TTTGCAACCCTAACCCCATACAAGATAGCTTTTAGCTCAGCACTTAAGATACACGCTCTACCAACCCAGTGGTAAAGTCGTACAACCACTTGCCTCTAGAATCTCAAAAAATGCTTCCTCCATAAGCAATGTTGTTCCTTTAGAAAATAATAGCATTAGTGTTGATTTTAACAATCCCATCAGGTGGTTTAGACCATTTTTCCTTTCGTGAGACTTTCACTTTACTCTGACTCGAACTGGTAACTTTTCGAGTATAACAAAAATCGAGCGAGCTTCATTCATCAAAAAATGAATGAAAGTCTCTAAATTAGGAGAGCAATGCTCAAAGATAAAAGCATTCCTACATAGCTAAAGTTTCCAACAGTTCAGGCCGAAGACGAGGATCTAAGGAATCCTATATATCTTATTCCCATCATCATGCAGATTTTGACACTGCCACTCTTGTAAATTCACTCTAGGTGTGAAAAAATTCTCATGCATGACGTTGGGAACCAACTTATTTCATACACAGCAATCCCGTGGACAATCTTGTAACACATGAATGGTGGTTTCAACTTCATTATTACAACTCTTACATCTAGCGGTTGTACAAAGATGTCTTCGAGCTCACTCCTCATTTGTAAGGATCTGCCCATGAAACATTAGCCATAGGAATGTTATAACCCTCTGTGATCGCTTCCATTACCAGATTAAGCTCCATGCATTATCCTTCTCTATGAAAAGGGTCCTCGCACACACCTTATAGACAGATTTGACCGTATATTGTTCGGAACTTGTAAATTTCCAGATTATGCTATCTTGATCCAAGTCAGGAGCTGGAGGAGGATGATTCAAGATAGAGAGAAGAGCAGAAGCAGGTAAGAAATCTTCCAGCCGAGCCCAATCCCACCATCCTAAGTGATCAACATAATCAGAAACTATTTCTTTCCTCATTCTCTCTAGAATGCTTCTGATTGCCATTTGAGCTAGACATATGTCCTCCATAAGCCAAGAATCCAACCACAAGTTAGGCGATTTCCCATTCCGCAGGTTCCAAAAAGATCCAGCCTTAAGCCTATCCCAAACTGCAATTATACCTCTCCAAAGATTAGAACAATTGTTTGTGTGAAGATGACAAGAGAAATCAAAACTCTTAATCTTATATTTGGATCACAGCACTTGGACCCATAAGGCGTGATGATTAGTTAGAGCTCCCTAGGCCAACTTCATCATGAAAGTATGATTAGTGCACTTGGCACTTCTAATGCCTAGCCCTCCATTTTCTTTGGGATGTTGATCAaaaatttttgataggcggttgtcgaagccgtcaaaaataacctattatcaatcaacaaataagtttgcagatagtggcaatagggtcgaaccacagggaattgacaccaagtatcttcctaataatgactaaggcaagtaataacaaataagtaaaagaggggggttttgaatcgatgattaaaactaaatagcaaaagagaacaataatttaattgaaaaggaattccaatgagaaagagattctagctgaagtgtgagtctaattcagtttgttcagaattgatcattgattattaaagactcctatttgatttcaataaattagttttggttgtggaagacgcttctcacaatccaaattcctccttagttttagtttgattaggaaacgttcactaatcaaacactaatcaacaagttgccaaggaacgtccttggggcattgtagcatcgaacaactgttgattgcattaagacttagagaaacccaattctatccttgccaaccgcgtggtcaagtctagattatgcaacctgattaAATGTGAATTTGAACAAtcaaagcaattacggacctaaaccattcaaacaatattactaagcaatttaaaagcaatgggcccttattgattctaaaagcaaagtaatatttatagaagagatcagattgcataaatattgaaacaaacaagagttcaacaatggagtattaaacctcccaattcatcacaaatctgaatattctcaacttcaactagaaaagaatgaatttagccactcatggtggactaaaatacacaaaagatgaaaagaaaggaaagggaAGAGATGCAGAGCTTCTGGCGAAGGGGAGAGGAGGCGGAATTGCTGTTCAGAAGATAAGATTGCTggcttggaggctctccttttatagttgCAGAATTTTATtcatctagggtttcaaaatccctttttgatttgatcttggactcctcttttgatgttgaatttgattgtaattggaattccttgggtgagagactctttcgtggctcttggtcttgtgttggaagtgattggattggatttggacttctgaaaaatcgaatttctgttttctgtccattttcccgctctgctgtaagtttctgctgtcaaagtgatttgccctgtGATTTGGgcgagcagtgggcaaatcactgggcaaatcactgcctctgtgagtcagtcctctatgtctctgcgagtgatttggccagtgatcttcgagtgtctggggcaaatcactgggcaaatcactgctgcctgttgcctccgggtttctgctttagcttgatcggggcagtgattggagcagattcttgggcaaatcactgggcaaatcatccttttgtgaattttctgcactttttcttccattttccagtttcttccttttctgtaaaaacaagataaaaaccataaattaaactgaaaaatgtgtaaataagcaataataattatgataaaaatgtggctaaattatgcttgatcaaatacccccacacctagctttttgcttgtcctcaagcaacaaataacttagccaattaagctccctttttccttagagcctaagtaccacttaatcagccccccctagactcctaatctgaattatcacagtatagagtacatgcactaaggtcatcctcttctttccttgtttcctttcacctaccatggtcaagagaaaggtttttggctcaatca
This window encodes:
- the LOC110608387 gene encoding uncharacterized protein LOC110608387, encoding MAIRSILERMRKEIVSDYVDHLGWWDWARLEDFLPASALLSILNHPPPAPDLDQDSIIWKFTSSEQYTVKSVYKRQVVVRLYHWVGRACILSAELKAILYGVRVAKQCGFRKVIVESDNLEAIHMLNVVSEVHRNYNSIICAIRDLLESGDNFSFIHGTRESNQCADKLAKIDAASGGPFQLLEEPPSELFHLIDKDCSTLSNGP